The genomic interval cATCCTGGTTTGTTGGTTCTCAGGAGTCCCTGAAAGACAAATTACAAATTCATTCTAACACTAGCTCGTCTGACCTTGCTAAATAGAGATTTTTGTAATTTAACTTTGACAAAAAAAAGCCACGTCTCTACATCACATTCCTCTCAAATTGTACATTTGCTTGACTCGTTAAGACAacttccatctgttttgtcagcaATCTTCGTTGAGCGccacaaggcaagggtggctcgTGTCAAAATTAGTCTTTGGTCATCCCAaagccttgggacccaaatgcataatgattgCACAAactccccttgtggtggtctggagcaatgaaaccGTCCCGCGGTGCAAGCTCGCAACTTTAAGGAGTGTCTTCAGTCCCCGCTGTGCCGTACGGTGTGTTTTGAAATCTTATCCTGATGCGGAATAGATTGCAACGTATTCATGGCTCTACCTTCGTAGTTCGGACTTGGggaatgcatgggtgtctgagctgtgcgcGAGTTtaaaaacagacagctcggtacattcagcttgtcaacacttcttacacaaacaagtagcgatgaagtcatgctcttcccatttgagccatgagagattgacatgcatatcattgaaGAAGAAATGTCCATATTTGGATGGAAACCAAGCTAGTGAGAGGTATCAAGGAAAGTTGTAATTTCAGTTGAAAATTACCAACACTGCAGCCAACCACAGCCCTGCTGGTTTCACTTTGGCAAACCACCATCTGCTATAACATTGAGTCAGTTCATCCTACTGGACAATGGAAAGCTTTTGTTTCGTCACCCATTGTTTGTCCTACACGGGAAATAGTTGcgcaacacttatctccctccggtGGATGGTTCAGAGTTCCATGCTTACAAAAGGGTTGATTGATACATGTCAGATGACAAGCCTACGACATGGTGTTAAGGTAGCTCCAACGGTTAGGATTGTTTTATATAGAACACTTTATTTGACATGTTAGAACAATACATTACACCCAAAGAATGTATCCAGAAGAAACATATACATGACGCTCCTCAAAGAAGTCTTTGACATGTCGTTgacctgttgagagagagagagagagagagagagagcgaacctattagttcagttatggtctgccagggtctgaaaagcataaaacaagacctacctcttttcaggttgtcctgattcacacattgtccactacaggggccgccagtgggactactggcatcacagatgaccacatcacaatggacaaagacctaggaatcaaagatttgatggtgtcagttttttttttaaagggatgaTTGCCACTCACACAAAATTAAAGAATAAAGATTGTTGGGTGAACTTTGTTACCTGGCCACTCGGCTCAACCGCATCACCGGCGAAGGAAAACATATAGGCCTCAAAGCGTTTGACGTGAGGGGGGAAGCGGACCCTGGCGTCAGCTTCTACCGGGTGGAAGACCACACGGTATGGATCCTCTGGGTTCTCACAGCTGCCAGTGTAGAGAGAGGGACTAAGTTATGAACAAGAAAACGCTGCAAACCCCAACCGCCTTGTGTACGAAGTCTTGTggtggtgtcatgactgtcctgtgaggatcagatcaatttacagcagaagtgggttctttctccccctccagtaTGAACTAAAGGAATGTTTTTGCTAACAGGCTTTACCCAACAATCACCTTTGTCttgaaaaaacatatttcatATACAATGTAAAGGCTAGAGACGTCCTACCTGTAGAGTAAGCGCGTTTCTAGTAAAAATCACAAAATAAAAGCCAATATGACATTCATTTTCTATAGCTAATCTCTGAGTGCATAAAAGGAATGGTAACAGAAAttaacattagaccagaaaacCGTGAGGCGCAAGCTAGACGTTTGGAACTTTCCTAACCTAGAAAATGAACTTAAGTGGGACCATTCTGCTACCACATCCAAACCATGCTACTCATCACCCACTGAGGAATCAGCGACAGGGTTGATTAGCCTATCTTCCAGAACGTGTGAAAGGAAAATCCATCCTGTAGTTCTGTTCAAGACTAGTCATTGGAGCCACGGACAACCAACGACATTGTGACCTCATGTAGCCAATCAGAGAGAAGACCAACCACCTACCTTTCCACGGCGGCATCCCACAAATACATTCATGCTTTTACTCCAAGCTGGTGCCGGTTCGTGTGTTCAAAAATGTATCAATGATAAGTGTCCCTTACGGAACGGTGGGGGGTGTGAAGAGAAACCTTGTAAAAAGCTGTCATTGTGTCACCTGTGTGTTTAGCCTgtgttatttagttagctagtaattcaattaaaccaacttgtatagtactgaatcataaggctggggtttttgcagCTGCAAGGAGGATACGATGTAAAGTTAATAAGTTGACTATCAATTTAATAGATTTCTACCGTCTAGAGTTTACGTTGTGAGACGGTAACTTTAAAACCGCTTCCTCGGCACCCCAAATCCTACGTTTTTATTTTAAAGAACAGAAATTGGGCTTTCCGTCAACAATGTTTATTTTGGTCTAACATGTATATTCAATTCCATTGACATGAGGTGAGATGTCCCTCTAAATGGTTCTTAATTCTAAATGATCCAGAAAGGGTCGCCTGTAGTCTGACCAGAATATTGATCGTGGTTTAACCAAAGTTGCCGAAGAGACAGTCGGTATCATCAACACAAGTACTTCATTTTAAACAAGAACTTCATGCAATGCGCCAGAGCAATTCTTCCGCTGTTGGAGAAAAATTGGTCACACAAAATAAATTCTACACCCACGGCATCGGAGTCACACGGAGGACTTCTGTGAAGGGCGCAGCTCTACAATACAAAGTAACCTACGCATTGACAGTTTAGGCCTACTTTTTTAATTTGCATCTTTGGGAGGTTTATCCTTTACTGTTTAACTGCCAGATATTAGCAAAAAGGAATTTGTGAAATCTGAAGACGTTACATTAAGAGAAACACCCACACCAGTACAAATCACTTGAGCTGACAGACGATGGTAAGGATTTTGCACAACGATATAGTTGCAGCTGAAGTGACAGATCTCAACTACCCATTTTGTGCACAGCCATGTGAATGTTGTCTTTTCCTATGATATACAaaacatttcagcctgtttttttTAAAAAGCTATGACATTGCTGATTTAATAAACAGCTGCGAAGTTACGCCATGTCCACATGGCCAAACTTAGGTTGATACCAATTCATAAAAATGGTCAAATTGCATGATTTCATAGCAAACCCGATCCCCCAAATGAATGGTTTTGACCAATAAAGTTGCTTCACTACACTGCTTGGTGTAACATGTATCCAGATACTGAAAAGGCACCCGCAAAATAAAGGGTCATTTGCAGCGTGCATAATCATAAGTCATTGTAGCCCATTACAATGTAGGAAAAATAAGTCATCTTTCTATAGTAACCCAATTTAAATTCTTGAGATAAAAATTAGGCCAGCATGTCCATCTGTGGCAAAGTGCTCacccaaataaaaaaaatgtagtaacatttttttaaaatatgaacattagctagctaaataaggttAGCAAGATGCTGCTACACTTGACCGTGGTATTTGTTCATGTTTAGCAACTCCCAATTAGCGCATTCTCTAGGACAGGAAATTCCATTGAAAGCGGCATCAACTTCTGGGGATCCTGTCAACTGATCCTATTCAGTTTCAAACATCCATGCTGCACAGGCATCTGAACAATCCTTTAGGTTTAGTGCAATAACTGTTTTAAATACAAGAGGTCACTTGTGCCTGAATTCAACCCAAAACCAACAACTATTCAGTCAGTGTTAAGAGCAGTTGTATGTAACCAATCGGAAAGGCAAGCCAAGCTTGCCAGCCGCTCTTGATTTGCATTTGACTGACCATCAGCTTGGCACAACACTGAACTGTAGCAAACCAAAAGGATAACTTTGAGTAAAAAGGTGTAGGTAATGCCaacattaaccttttcacacacacaagttccaaatatcttcaacagtcgccccagtgggagttgatttcatgcgcgtgatgtcagaatgcactcaccgtTCCAACATGTGGACATTTAACCCGCGCTGACCTCAGACCAAGGCACACTACCTGCTAATTTTCTAGAAGCCGTTTCAACTTCTAATtttgcctcattcattcacaaaaATAGCCCATTTCACGGTTGCAGACCATTTAGATTTGAGAATTTaatgagccggacaaactttccttcaaaagaaagcccaagcacttccccagatcaagtatacagtccttgcacatttattgccttcctcacaaataactgtggacatgcgtgtattcctatcaaagtgccttattttctgtgtcacgtgttgtcgtttctactgcaTCGTACCGTAAGTATAATGTGCTTAGCGTTTTATTCATGCTTTCTGATTCTtgcctagattgtaatggacacgtgTGTAAAACACTTGAAGGTGGTACTGAATATAAGCTAACACCATACAATGCAGTCGGGTTATCACGTAAGCGTCTGTCAGACTtatggtgatctcaactggagtACCCCCATTGTCTTGAATGCACAGAAGTCGTCAGTTGATTTGAACACGGCATCAGAGTGTAAActatggtacctcagggttgccagatcAGACCCCCCCCTTTCCAGGGGTATATAGCTTAGAAAAACTGTCTGCCTCACCATTTATTGTTGATATATTCCCAGATCttagtaatatttcctgcatcatccTCTTCACAATACCTTCCCCCAAGGACTTAGCCCCCAATAATGGATTGTGCTATATCTTAGCTTTCGTGCTACGGTTGTATTTgtatagttacctgtaaactactTGTCATGTGTACGCCGTAACAAGTACAAACATTATCACATGCTGAAGTGGCCAAACGAAGTTAAGATCTCAGGCAACGGgcgcagtgaacagcattctaggagttcttggttgacaaacatggctgccatactttctatactagatttacatggctcccttgtaccgcatcatactgtaaaacaagtcaacctgttatttagactagatgataatgttaacattgatatattttacaagcaaagctggaataaagttgtgaagacctttatttctCAACACAACattgtttagatgcttttcagacaACGCGGTTTAGAGTCGTTTGATGCAGCATACGTTCCAATgatacgctgcagggaccactcagtGATAACAAGCATGTGATCATACgcgccagaatctcccataagtgtgaaattgggtggagatctggtgacagaccgcacatggctcacatcgtttttaagcattgtgaccactcgacctatggatgggggcatagccacggtagccaaagtaaatggcctgccaagcatgataggttgctaattactcaggaaccacacctgtggaataacacttgtttaggcccaaaaacgacatgttacccattaatgatgagattccaccggggtcgggagtcgcggtcctcgttgagggtggcccagcagtggtcaagcaccagcgctaccttgggatcagaggacgtggtcagctccacctcaaagtgcagaggctgtctcaggtacctcaccactggatagtcctcctcctggtggaacgtgttatacgaggcgtctggaacacagaacaagacAACCGGGGGTCGTGGTCAGTGGGCACCATCGGAACTTGTCCATTAAGAAATGCTCGTTTATCATATCCTGTTGTGCCCCAATGAACACACGCCATTTATAGCCAACACTATCCACCCCCCACTAGAGGCTTCTGACAAATTCCCAAATCAGCTCCTCACCGTTACTACATAGCCACACCTGTAGATCTCAGAACGCAAGAGTAATATATCACAAGGCTTACATTTTTGGGAATGGTTTTGTAAAGGAGACCATCCAAGATTCTTTTAGAGGCTAGGGGTCAAGTTGAAATTCTGAATTTGTGCACGCTTACCCTGAGCGAGTCTCATTCTGACCATTAGTCGACCTGTCCCAGTCTCGGCAAAAGGCTCGTTGTCACGCGGCCTGGTCAGGAAGGCCAATGTGCGAGTGATGTTGGCCACATAGGAGCAGGAAACCTTTAACCTAAAAAGAGGGATGTAAgcaacttcaataggggaaacgtcaagcagtggagtggacactggtagtagaggcacattttccctgtatacaaagtattgagcaaTTGAAGAAAAATAAACCTTATGAAAGCTAATAGCTACAATTGTGATGCGTAATCCACTTACTGATATTCCTCCTCTGAAGACGTCGTGGCATTCAGCTTCACCTCAAGTTCATCTGGCAAGGAGATTTCGTTCTCATACAGCATGACATTGTTGATAAACTATGTAGTAGAGGGGAATTGCTTATTACAGCCTGAAGAAGCAAACAGTCCGTAAatacacagtacccatcacctcagggtaatagtcattttaccttcctggtggtgccacaggagttcacagtgaagtggaagtaggcgaagcgatcgtcactgtaggtgggaccacaggcggggtcgctcagggtcagctgaccggggttcagaccgggagcagactccaccttcactgccagcgcagtcatcgttccgttagagaaacactcttggaggtgggggagcaaaagacaggtagccatcagacctgggttctgtatttgttacacttattgagcttgaaccaatggaatagcaccAAAAATGCAAACCATGCCCATCTGGCACTACCATTTAGACTCACGGTATTTGCAAGGAACCCAGGTTTGGTAACCATGTTAAACGACAATTTATCGTAAGTAATTGTTTGAGAACCAACCAGTCAGCGTTTTGAGGAAGCTGCAAGccagggaaaagtatttgatggtcatgttgttgtaaggattcaacagagccacatccagtctgctcctgacagaggacgagtgaaccgactgggaaccaatgggagagttcattagtccaatattgtatgcatgtatacagggtaaggaaagcgaggctagctgcagcaatttaggttaacatgttttgggagagcgtcgtacctcaaacactgcgtccggcgaagagaagggcaacgtgatggtgaagtctgtgtcgccctctgttaaatactgttgagcaaactcatggttaagcagccgcttgccaaccaagaccacaaaaaagggctcttggttcctgtagtccacagtgatGTGGAAGTTCTCCTGATCACAGTTGCCAGTGACTGAGGGTGGCACTACAAGGACAAACAGGGTTGTGTTATTAATTAAGCACAAAAAACAGGAAGGTACTACTTGAACTTGTccaagaagaaacccttgtttagattgcaaaatgttttgctacggtgggACTGAATAAACACGATCCTGGCAAATCAGGAACAGGGAAACTGGGTCCAAATACTCTAAAGCTTAACATTCTTTGTAGAAAGACCGCATAGGAAAACCCTACAGTATGGCTAGTTGGTCTTTCACTGCCAATTTCCTTTCAGGGCAATCATTAACGAGAGGAAACCATTCAACAGTAGTTTGGCGTAGTCCAGAGGCATACCAATGTCCAGCAGTACAGCGTCCACAacggcagagtgagagaaaggagcgtactctggaaagatgaccaggccgtagatcagctgaagagtgaaggttgtgacaccttgttccgcccttctctgtagtgaagttaaaagcattggtcagcattattgttgcaacagaactctattcaacatcaagtgacaactaagtacatatggggactattaaaacaacacttgagtaaatgagggatacaaagtacatttgtgccatttatattttgttggtggcccacttattagggcatgaacaaatcactgcgtgtggctttgcatttaacagaaacacacctccttaaagaccaccgggtctgagaagggcacctccatcctgaaggtcttcaaggtgttgtccggggatctctgctcttgaacattgaagcccctggcgttgcactctgcaacagttagcaccatggtgggaaaggtgatgttcagcagctccacatcaaggttgaaggtccccaactcaagcacaaacactgcctgctcaggaactgtgtctaagggcgtgtctgttcattggcaaacaaaggaaaacattttgaaatgcggtacaatggaagttgaaaatggacatttgttattgggtaagtccaggtattgcctccccgtttcagtacattttctgttttgtgcctaatgaacaacccaggcatcccaaattaccataggcactatttaactaaaccagactcacagttgcgaacttgtggaggcctggccatcggaggtgttgtgatagggaagaggactttatagctggtgttctcgtgtgcgacctcctcgatccacagcaactcaagcatgggctcaatggtgtaagtgacaaagtactggtcatcctgaatatggctctgtaagggagacgagtgatgcagtcaggctgtaatacacaatttgagtgcaaaaacaggtaaatgttccttataagccagaatgttaaatacaattattCTACCACTTTTTGCCGCTCGTAATTTAAGACACAATATCCAAAGGAAAGTATTGGTTACCAGACTTTAGACAGCTGGTAGGTGTATGGTTGTCAACTTGCATTTTCAAAGCAACTGACACGCAAAGTAAACACTTGCTGTAAACAGCAGCCGAGTGTTGCTTGCATTCAGTTGACAGTGGCAAAGATACCGCCTCCCTAAAAAGTCAGGTAAACAATACTTCAGTGTGGATATTTGGTCTGAAATTTCAAGCGGCTAAAGGACAAACTGCAAAGACAAGAGGTAGAGTATGTTTAAGTGTAATTTTATGCAAAATTCTCACAATTTTGCAAACCATTGTATATTAGCCTGGTTAAGCAAACAATTGCTCAATAAGAAACGTTTTACACAAGACAACGTTTCTAGGAGTTTACCCATGAGAGATGGCAAAGGGTTACTGCAAAGCACTGACAACTGCTATAGTATAAAGGGCTCTACAAATAAGACTTAGAAattaaaacaggaacattttactcaTCCAATGCTGACCTTGAAGTTGCCGCCAACCGCCCCCACCGGAATTTCAACAATAATATGAGCCTCTGTGACTAAAACCGAGTAGTTTctggcagccatttcctcagtgtccagcctcttagcgtcaattcccatgtacacctccaacatggtgaaggcatcagaggagaaaagtgggtctatgtgcttgggcatgtaccaggtgatcacttctggagtaaaggccactgcctctgcagtgacacaagaagccaagtgcacatcaaaacagaacattttgcaactgaaaactGTGCCATTATTTGGAAAACATTTTCCCAACTGAACACTACATGAATGTCTTGTCTGGAGCCAATTAACTGGGCTTATAGGATCTTAAATTATTTCACACTCAACCTGGTGTTGGACAAACAGCCGTGGCATCTACTCGAGTAACCAGCCACTTCTGCTCAAAGAAGGTTGAGGTTGAGAGCACCCGCATCGGAACCCCAGCTACctgttcagtaggacacaccgtattaacaatatgttgcagagttcaggtagggccaccgtttccaaatgtttgctctactgaacatgacccagttcaTGGAGGTCAGCTTACATTCTGGAGGTATGTCTCCTCTGCATTATGAGGGCTTCTTAACACCAGCCGTGTGAGAGTGTTGGCTATTGCATAGCCCTTCCTTTGGACCTCATCCACATTCATGACATTCTTGCTAGGACTAAAGACGACTGCTGTCATTTTGTATCCTGAAGCAACAGCCTGTCTCAGGAAATGGaaacatgaattaaacaaaatTGTCAAACGCACATCCTGTCATTTTGTAGTGAAATTACAGAAACTGAAATATATAAACCTCAGCTCCCCTCCGGAAGTTGCCGCTCCTTGCTTTCGGGCCCCCAGTGGGCTGTTTGGGGATGGTTTGGATGTCTGGAAGAGTCCTTCTGACAGACACCTAGAGAAGAAAGGCCATTATTCCCTATgcattttctccctcccatacaagaggaaatcaagggccagttctcaatctgtccactcgcctccttaaatgcattgagaataggccaaaattcctcACCTCTAAAGTTCTCCTATGTGCATTTTGAAGACACGAGTGGAATTGAGAGTCAAGACCTCTACGTTGTGTCGCAGAAGaaatgaaacactggacagttgtaGCTCTAGACAGATCATTTATACAGGCAGTACGACAAGTGGGACTGTAAACATGTCCATTGGGGCATGCTCTGCTCACTTGCCTCCATGTAGTTGCGGTCGCACAGAATCTCTCGGGAGgtccagggggtgtagctacAGGTTTTGCCCACTCTATAAACAGGGTCTTCAGTCATGTGGTTTCCTGGCAGCCTGAACTGCATGACCAAGCTGAACATCTTATCATCCTAAAATGAAGGGGGAAGGGAAAAAAGCCTTCATTATATAGCAAAAAAACTAAATTCAGGTGACATTCATGCTGTGTTATAGACTGTGGCAAAATtggctatatgaatg from Oncorhynchus kisutch isolate 150728-3 unplaced genomic scaffold, Okis_V2 scaffold1371, whole genome shotgun sequence carries:
- the LOC116366155 gene encoding uncharacterized protein LOC116366155, which translates into the protein MIIFLSSGLFCLLMAAVGIQAQQTPSINDLNAECLGNVIRLSVAPLFEEVDTVFNDTQIINLTPGLATQCGFSFKFDPMGNAMFFASLQNCFSQNMDDKMFSLVMQFRLPGNHMTEDPVYRVGKTCSYTPWTSREILCDRNYMEVSVRRTLPDIQTIPKQPTGGPKARSGNFRRGAEAVASGYKMTAVVFSPSKNVMNVDEVQRKGYAIANTLTRLVLRSPHNAEETYLQNVAGVPMRVLSTSTFFEQKWLVTRVDATAVCPTPEAVAFTPEVITWYMPKHIDPLFSSDAFTMLEVYMGIDAKRLDTEEMAARNYSVLVTEAHIIVEIPVGAVGGNFKSHIQDDQYFVTYTIEPMLELLWIEEVAHENTSYKVLFPITFKERRAEQGVTTFTLQLIYGLVIFPEYAPFSHSAVVDAVLLDIVPPSVTGNCDQENFHITVDYRNQEPFFVVLVGKRLLNHEFAQQYLTEGDTDFTITLPFSSPDAVFESVHSSSVRSRLDVALLNPYNNMTIKYFSLACSFLKTLTECFSNGTMTALAVKVESAPGLNPGQLTLSDPACGPTYSDDRFAYFHFTVNSCGTTRKFINNVMLYENEISLPDELEVKLNATTSSEEEYQLKVSCSYVANITRTLAFLTRPRDNEPFAETGTGRLMVRMRLAQDASYNTFHQEEDYPVVRYLRQPLHFEVELTTSSDPKVALVLDHCWATLNEDRDSRPRWNLIINGCENPEDPYRVVFHPVEADARVRFPPHVKRFEAYMFSFAGDAVEPSGQVFVHCDVVICDASSPTGGPCSGQCVNQDNLKRGQRHVKDFFEERHVYVSSGYILWV